Proteins from a genomic interval of Shewanella seohaensis:
- the purE gene encoding 5-(carboxyamino)imidazole ribonucleotide mutase has product MQALVAVVMGSKSDWPTMEAAAEIMDKLQVPYHVEVVSAHRTPDKLMEFAAGAADRGFKIIIGGAGGAAHLPGMIASKTRLPVLGVPVQSKALSGMDSLLSIVQMPKGIAVGTLAIGTAGAFNAGLLACQILANNDAELAARLEAFREEQTRAVLDNPDPREA; this is encoded by the coding sequence ATGCAAGCCCTTGTTGCTGTTGTTATGGGTTCTAAGAGTGATTGGCCCACAATGGAAGCCGCCGCTGAGATCATGGATAAACTGCAAGTGCCTTACCATGTTGAAGTCGTATCTGCCCATAGAACGCCAGATAAACTGATGGAGTTTGCAGCCGGTGCCGCTGACCGTGGTTTTAAAATTATTATCGGTGGTGCGGGCGGTGCTGCTCACTTACCCGGTATGATTGCCTCAAAAACTCGCTTACCCGTATTAGGTGTACCAGTACAAAGCAAAGCGCTGTCGGGCATGGATAGCTTACTGTCTATCGTACAGATGCCAAAAGGCATTGCCGTTGGCACACTGGCCATCGGAACCGCTGGAGCCTTTAACGCCGGACTACTCGCCTGCCAAATTCTTGCGAATAACGATGCTGAACTTGCCGCACGTTTAGAAGCCTTTAGAGAAGAACAAACCCGCGCAGTGCTGGACAATCCCGATCCGAGGGAAGCCTAA
- a CDS encoding transglycosylase SLT domain-containing protein, whose protein sequence is MKWLSTTLLCASIGFLSGCATSPPKSPDNLCDIFQEHRSWYEAAKDTRDKWGVPVHVPLAMMYQESSFKHNAAPPMEYFLGFIPIGRASDAYGYAQAKTMTWDDYVRETGNSWSSRSNFDDAMDFMGWFIYKTNKINGVSKWDARAQYLNYHEGWGGYRRGTYKSKAWLVKVAAKVDDRAKRYAAQYKTCQEDLDSSWLWRLFFG, encoded by the coding sequence ATGAAATGGCTTTCGACAACTCTGTTATGTGCATCCATAGGTTTTCTCTCTGGCTGCGCCACTTCTCCGCCTAAATCTCCCGATAACCTTTGCGATATTTTTCAAGAGCATCGTTCATGGTACGAAGCCGCTAAGGACACCCGTGATAAATGGGGCGTGCCTGTGCATGTGCCGCTGGCGATGATGTATCAAGAAAGCTCCTTCAAGCATAATGCCGCGCCGCCAATGGAGTATTTTTTAGGGTTTATTCCCATCGGGCGAGCCAGTGATGCCTATGGCTATGCGCAGGCAAAAACCATGACCTGGGATGATTATGTTCGTGAAACGGGAAACAGTTGGTCTTCGCGGAGTAATTTTGATGATGCCATGGATTTTATGGGTTGGTTTATTTACAAGACCAATAAAATTAATGGGGTGTCCAAGTGGGATGCGAGGGCGCAATACCTCAACTACCACGAAGGATGGGGTGGCTATCGCCGTGGGACTTATAAATCTAAGGCGTGGCTGGTCAAAGTTGCGGCTAAGGTGGATGACAGGGCTAAGCGTTATGCGGCCCAGTATAAAACCTGTCAGGAGGATTTAGATTCTTCTTGGCTATGGCGCTTATTCTTCGGGTAG
- a CDS encoding GGDEF domain-containing protein, with amino-acid sequence MKLRDNFKRKTIDRLDYRYHLLLLIVPIVLFVLLFVFNAPTEGWTILPLLFVCLIYVIAYSLIYYLHQGRLMRLWQHLEQVVSINDAIYELAHLSSQYKNEHAFLDALLNKAVCIINGAEMGSIIKVNEETHRLHFESVVGLDLNMLKQLNFSLEQSFEYRLTKGKCDRVVVVDDMKNINAASTLTTEEQHILLTAAKHPIRSTLSSPIRIDGKLYGMLNLDSSSVGAFSDYDRNLVSILTHEASNAIALYQKSLQITKLANFDNLTGLYNRKNFEDALLHWQPKAHLGSYLVIIDMDNLKSINDQQGHQVGDLAIKQVAKTILGFWKHKGIISRFGGDEFVALCHGPLEQLENDLDAMRLKLHQESSLNLNFSVGMSAYDNDWAKSFKQADNAMYEQKRGKKKAIKALEAIAANNQLTQ; translated from the coding sequence GTGAAATTAAGGGATAATTTTAAACGTAAAACCATAGACCGCTTGGACTATCGTTATCATCTATTGCTCTTGATAGTGCCGATAGTGCTATTCGTCTTATTATTTGTGTTTAATGCCCCCACCGAAGGCTGGACTATCCTCCCCCTGCTGTTTGTCTGTCTTATCTATGTGATTGCCTACAGCCTTATTTATTATCTTCACCAGGGCCGCTTAATGCGGTTATGGCAACACTTAGAGCAGGTCGTCAGTATTAACGATGCTATTTATGAACTTGCCCACCTGTCGAGCCAATATAAAAATGAGCATGCGTTTCTCGACGCGCTGCTCAATAAAGCCGTCTGTATCATTAACGGTGCAGAAATGGGCAGCATCATCAAAGTCAACGAAGAGACCCATAGGCTGCATTTCGAATCCGTGGTGGGACTCGACCTTAACATGCTCAAGCAATTGAATTTTTCCCTCGAGCAATCCTTCGAATATCGACTCACTAAGGGGAAATGCGATCGCGTGGTGGTAGTCGATGATATGAAGAACATCAATGCCGCCAGCACGCTCACAACCGAAGAACAGCACATCTTACTCACGGCTGCCAAACATCCTATCCGCTCGACGCTGTCCAGCCCGATACGCATCGACGGCAAACTCTACGGCATGCTTAATCTCGATAGCAGTAGCGTAGGCGCATTTAGCGACTACGACCGTAATCTGGTCTCCATTCTCACCCATGAAGCCAGCAATGCGATTGCCTTGTATCAAAAGTCACTGCAAATCACCAAATTGGCGAATTTCGACAATCTCACTGGACTCTATAACCGCAAAAATTTTGAAGATGCCCTACTGCATTGGCAACCCAAGGCACACTTAGGCAGTTATTTGGTGATTATCGATATGGATAATCTCAAGAGCATTAATGACCAACAGGGGCACCAAGTCGGCGATTTAGCGATAAAGCAAGTGGCTAAGACTATCCTCGGCTTTTGGAAGCATAAAGGCATCATCTCACGCTTTGGGGGTGATGAGTTTGTTGCCCTCTGCCATGGCCCGCTAGAGCAGCTCGAAAATGACCTTGATGCCATGCGCCTCAAGCTGCACCAAGAGTCGTCGCTCAATCTAAACTTCAGCGTGGGCATGTCGGCCTATGACAATGATTGGGCCAAGTCTTTCAAACAGGCGGATAATGCAATGTATGAGCAAAAACGCGGTAAGAAAAAAGCGATAAAAGCACTCGAAGCGATTGCGGCCAATAACCAACTGACGCAATGA
- the purK gene encoding 5-(carboxyamino)imidazole ribonucleotide synthase produces the protein MTQASSKPKVWVLGNGQLGAMLTHAGEPLAIDVRAVDIMTPTDEILPLAPHDIITAEREQWPESALSLQLSTHPHFVNGPVFSRLADRYSQKSLLDQIQVPTAPWTLVDDKTNVENLYQAFGPRVLMKRRTGGYDGKGQHWLKQAEAGEIPQDWRNLAIAEQAINFDEEVSLVGVRTREGQCVFYPLTLNLHQDGILMASISPLTRLNHLQAQAEGMLSAIMHELEYVGVMAMECFRVGDKLLVNELAPRVHNSGHWTQAGTHMDQFQLHLRALCGIAIPQPQVNFQCVMVNLIGIENDPRWLSLPNAELYWYNKEVRPGRKVGHLNLSVPNTAVLKDSISALQTWMPSQYQAPLAWILAEFAKA, from the coding sequence ATGACTCAAGCAAGTTCAAAACCTAAGGTTTGGGTATTAGGTAATGGCCAGCTTGGCGCCATGCTGACCCATGCGGGCGAACCTCTGGCGATTGATGTTCGCGCCGTCGATATCATGACGCCCACCGATGAAATCCTGCCGCTGGCACCTCACGATATCATCACCGCTGAACGCGAGCAGTGGCCTGAATCCGCCCTAAGCTTACAACTCAGCACCCATCCGCATTTTGTTAACGGCCCAGTATTTAGCCGTTTGGCCGACCGTTACAGCCAAAAAAGCTTACTCGATCAGATCCAAGTCCCAACCGCGCCTTGGACACTCGTCGATGATAAGACCAACGTCGAAAACCTATACCAAGCCTTTGGTCCTCGCGTGCTGATGAAGCGCCGTACGGGTGGCTACGACGGTAAGGGCCAACATTGGCTAAAACAAGCCGAAGCGGGAGAGATCCCCCAAGATTGGCGTAACTTGGCCATTGCCGAGCAAGCAATTAACTTCGATGAAGAAGTCTCCTTAGTCGGCGTACGTACCCGTGAAGGTCAATGCGTGTTTTATCCATTAACACTCAACCTGCACCAAGATGGCATTTTGATGGCCTCAATTTCGCCACTGACTCGTCTGAATCACCTGCAAGCGCAAGCGGAAGGCATGCTGAGTGCTATTATGCATGAGCTAGAATATGTCGGCGTGATGGCGATGGAATGTTTCCGAGTGGGCGATAAGCTGCTGGTTAACGAGTTAGCGCCGCGGGTGCACAACTCAGGCCATTGGACCCAAGCGGGTACCCATATGGATCAATTCCAACTGCATTTAAGAGCCCTGTGCGGTATTGCGATTCCGCAGCCACAGGTGAACTTTCAATGCGTGATGGTCAACCTGATTGGTATCGAAAACGATCCCCGCTGGTTAAGCCTGCCCAATGCCGAACTGTATTGGTACAACAAAGAGGTTCGTCCTGGCCGTAAAGTCGGGCATTTAAACCTTTCTGTGCCGAATACTGCCGTGTTAAAAGACAGCATTAGCGCGCTGCAAACTTGGATGCCAAGCCAATACCAAGCGCCCCTCGCGTGGATTTTAGCTGAGTTTGCTAAAGCCTAA
- the dauA gene encoding C4-dicarboxylic acid transporter DauA translates to MSHSAHLFSLRIAHALSEACVKDKYSVKRFGQDLLAGLTVGIIAIPLAMALAIASGVAPQYGLYTAIVGGFIIAMTGGSRYSVSGPTAAFVVLLYPIAQQFGLAGLLIATVMSGMMLVAMAMLRLGRLILYIPESVTLGFTAGIGVVIATLQLKDFFGLHIEHMPEQYFAKLMALGQALPSLHLPSLFVASATLATMLLWPKLKIPVPAHLPAIALGSILALVLNAMGAEIETIGTRFHYQLSDGSVGTGIPAVLPHFEWPWLQTGANGQAFEFNLATFQALLPAAFAIAMLGAIESLLCAVVLDGMTGKRHSANSELLGQGIGNIITPFFGGIPATAAIARSAANVKAGAQSPIASMLHALVVLIGLVALAGVLAYLPMSAMAALLLVVAWNMSEAPKAVHLLKTAPTSDILVFLSCFSLTVIFDMVIAISVGIILAALLFMKEIAEMTKLYDISTNKRYVDQPLPADWAVIKINGPLFFAAADRIFAEIASLTQDKQVIVLYLDGVSILDAGGLSALNKLIDKCKLNHTKLIVADLQFQPIRTLARAKVQPIEGVLKFYPTLREALAEAPLPEQTCESSAAETTNI, encoded by the coding sequence GTGTCACACTCTGCTCATTTATTTTCATTAAGAATTGCCCACGCCCTTAGCGAGGCGTGCGTAAAAGATAAGTATTCGGTTAAGCGTTTTGGACAAGATCTGCTGGCGGGACTCACCGTCGGGATTATTGCCATTCCGCTCGCAATGGCACTAGCGATTGCCAGCGGCGTCGCACCACAATATGGCCTATACACCGCCATTGTCGGTGGTTTTATCATTGCGATGACGGGCGGCTCCCGTTATAGCGTGTCAGGGCCAACGGCCGCCTTCGTGGTATTACTCTATCCCATCGCCCAGCAATTTGGTTTGGCGGGGCTGCTCATTGCCACAGTGATGTCAGGCATGATGTTAGTTGCCATGGCGATGTTAAGGCTCGGCAGATTGATCCTCTACATTCCAGAATCCGTCACCTTAGGCTTTACCGCGGGGATCGGGGTGGTGATTGCAACCTTGCAGCTAAAAGACTTCTTTGGCCTGCATATAGAACACATGCCAGAGCAGTATTTTGCCAAACTCATGGCCTTAGGTCAGGCATTACCCAGCCTTCACTTGCCAAGCTTATTCGTCGCCAGTGCCACCTTAGCCACTATGCTACTTTGGCCTAAATTGAAGATCCCAGTACCAGCTCATCTGCCCGCAATCGCCCTAGGCAGTATTCTCGCTCTAGTGCTAAATGCCATGGGCGCAGAGATTGAAACCATAGGGACACGCTTTCATTATCAATTAAGCGACGGCAGTGTCGGCACAGGGATCCCCGCGGTTCTCCCCCACTTTGAATGGCCTTGGTTACAAACTGGCGCCAACGGTCAAGCCTTTGAATTTAATCTGGCGACCTTTCAAGCATTACTTCCCGCCGCCTTTGCGATTGCCATGCTAGGCGCGATTGAATCGCTACTGTGTGCAGTAGTGCTTGATGGCATGACAGGCAAACGCCACAGCGCAAACAGCGAACTTCTCGGCCAAGGCATAGGTAATATTATTACCCCCTTCTTTGGCGGTATCCCGGCAACAGCCGCCATTGCGCGCAGCGCGGCAAACGTTAAGGCAGGCGCCCAGAGCCCGATAGCATCGATGCTCCACGCTCTTGTGGTGTTAATAGGGTTAGTCGCGCTCGCAGGAGTACTCGCCTATTTACCCATGTCGGCCATGGCCGCATTATTACTGGTAGTGGCTTGGAATATGAGTGAAGCCCCCAAAGCGGTGCATTTACTTAAAACGGCGCCCACCAGCGATATCTTAGTGTTTTTAAGCTGTTTCTCCTTAACGGTGATCTTCGATATGGTGATCGCCATCAGCGTGGGCATTATCTTAGCCGCTCTGCTGTTTATGAAAGAAATAGCCGAGATGACCAAGCTCTATGATATCAGCACCAATAAACGCTATGTTGATCAACCACTTCCCGCTGACTGGGCGGTGATAAAGATTAACGGACCATTATTCTTTGCCGCGGCGGATCGGATTTTTGCCGAGATAGCGAGCCTCACCCAAGACAAACAAGTGATAGTGCTTTACTTAGATGGGGTGTCCATTCTCGATGCGGGCGGTTTGTCGGCGCTCAATAAACTCATCGATAAGTGTAAACTTAACCACACTAAATTGATTGTGGCGGATTTGCAGTTCCAGCCCATTCGTACCCTTGCGAGAGCTAAAGTGCAGCCGATTGAAGGGGTATTGAAGTTTTATCCCACTCTGCGCGAAGCGTTGGCGGAGGCACCGCTGCCAGAACAGACCTGCGAATCAAGCGCGGCAGAGACAACTAACATTTAG
- the gshA gene encoding glutamate--cysteine ligase: MKDKPQNKGLTVNLVAIANHQSEKRKLKPFNELVQHFSDAQGRAALLGMLRGIEREALRIDESGYLALDGHPLELGSALTHSRITTDYSEALLEFITPVNNHVGPLLQGLTETHAFSVRHLHGQRLWPVSMPCYVKDEQNIPVARYGSSNTGKMKTLYRKGLTYRYGALMQIISGVHFNFSVSQELWQSLYELSDKSVSFEDFISESYFGLIRNYRRLVWVLPYLFGASPALCSSFIKGQKTDLRFEKSGRGTLYLPYATSLRMSDLGYTNKEQEDLNISYNSLPEYLAGVSAAIKMPSANFANIGVKVDGEYRQLNANVLQIENEFYSPIRAKRVTKSGEKPSEALARAGVEYIEVRALDVNPFSPIGIEENQVRFLDLFLLYCLLTESPKSDAAEEARLSANLKSVVLEGRKPGLELLTETGTRSLQTWLLDLFEHLDSLAKLLDGDKQDYQAALAHWREAVNDPQKTLSGQVIQQLITKGQDHGQWVMSLAQQYHQYFMDYPLSAEVVSDYQAEAQASLNKQADIEAAQSAVSFDDYLTDYFGTSS, encoded by the coding sequence TTGAAAGATAAGCCTCAAAATAAAGGTCTGACTGTTAACCTTGTCGCGATAGCGAATCACCAATCAGAGAAGCGCAAATTGAAGCCATTCAATGAATTAGTACAACATTTCTCGGACGCTCAAGGGCGTGCCGCACTCCTTGGCATGTTACGTGGAATTGAGCGTGAAGCGCTACGTATCGACGAGTCAGGCTACCTTGCGTTAGATGGTCATCCATTAGAGCTCGGCTCGGCATTAACGCATTCGCGCATTACGACAGATTACAGTGAAGCACTGCTTGAATTTATCACGCCGGTAAACAATCACGTTGGCCCCCTATTGCAAGGACTCACCGAGACCCATGCCTTTAGCGTGCGTCATTTGCATGGTCAGCGCCTGTGGCCCGTGAGCATGCCATGTTACGTGAAGGATGAGCAGAATATTCCGGTCGCCCGTTATGGCAGTTCTAACACAGGCAAGATGAAAACCTTGTATCGCAAGGGCTTAACCTACCGTTATGGCGCTCTGATGCAGATCATCTCTGGGGTGCATTTTAACTTCTCGGTATCGCAGGAGCTGTGGCAAAGCCTCTATGAGTTGAGTGATAAAAGCGTGAGCTTTGAGGATTTTATCTCCGAATCTTACTTTGGTCTCATTCGCAATTACCGCCGTTTAGTCTGGGTGTTACCTTATCTGTTTGGCGCATCGCCTGCGCTGTGTAGCTCGTTTATTAAGGGGCAGAAGACCGATTTACGCTTTGAAAAATCGGGTCGCGGCACCTTGTATTTACCCTATGCGACTTCGTTGCGAATGAGCGATCTGGGTTACACCAATAAAGAGCAGGAAGATCTCAATATCAGCTATAACTCCCTGCCTGAGTATCTGGCTGGGGTGAGCGCCGCGATTAAGATGCCATCGGCCAACTTTGCCAATATTGGGGTGAAGGTGGATGGTGAATATCGCCAGCTCAATGCCAATGTGCTGCAAATTGAAAATGAATTTTACTCGCCTATCCGTGCGAAGCGCGTCACCAAAAGCGGTGAGAAGCCCTCTGAAGCCCTTGCCCGTGCGGGGGTTGAATATATTGAGGTGCGTGCATTAGATGTAAATCCCTTCAGCCCGATTGGGATTGAAGAGAACCAAGTGCGTTTCCTCGACTTGTTCTTACTCTATTGCTTACTAACCGAGTCGCCTAAGTCCGATGCGGCAGAAGAAGCCCGTTTAAGTGCTAACTTAAAATCTGTCGTGCTTGAAGGCCGTAAGCCAGGGCTTGAGTTATTAACCGAGACAGGTACACGCTCACTGCAAACGTGGCTTTTGGATCTGTTTGAGCATTTGGATTCATTGGCTAAGTTACTCGATGGCGATAAACAGGATTACCAAGCGGCATTAGCCCATTGGCGTGAAGCCGTGAATGACCCACAAAAGACCTTGTCTGGGCAAGTCATCCAGCAATTAATCACCAAAGGCCAAGACCATGGACAATGGGTGATGTCACTGGCGCAGCAATATCACCAATATTTTATGGATTACCCCTTATCAGCCGAGGTTGTCAGCGATTATCAAGCCGAGGCGCAAGCATCGCTTAATAAGCAAGCAGACATCGAAGCGGCGCAAAGTGCGGTATCCTTTGATGATTATCTGACGGACTATTTCGGGACTTCATCCTAA